The Maniola jurtina chromosome 20, ilManJurt1.1, whole genome shotgun sequence genome includes the window GACATGTCATTGTTCCAAGATGTATTGGAGCCGTTTAGACGTGTTATAAACACTGACCCCCCAAAGGATAAGATGTCGGCGTCTGCTAAGCTAAATTTTTCTGATAGTAATCAACCAATAAAAGAAGGTAAGATTATTTTCTTTCTGTGCCGCGTGATCCAGGATTTTCTCCATCTcttcatgatcatcatcatgataaacccattgccggcccactactaagtacaggtctcctctcagaatgagaagggtttgggccatagtctgccagtgccacgctggtccaatgtggattggcagacttcacacacctttcagaacatggagaactcccaggcatgcaggtttcctcatgctGTTTTCCTTCAAtttttaagcaagtgatattatgattaattacttaaaacgcatataactgaaaagttagtggtgcgtgcccgggatcgaaccccagattTTTGATTCGACTCTGTTGCCTTGATTAGGAGGTGgatgttctaaccactaggctatcatggctATCTCTTACTgacaacaaaataatttttatgtcTGTTTATTGGATTATCTAGAGGAGACATTGCAACTTGAAAGCCTTAATAGAATGATGAAAATGAAACGCTGCACTCTGCTTTAACCAACAGTAAGGCTTTCTGGGTGCAAGTCTGAGTGGTTGAATAAAAACCAGGAAGACTGTGGTGGAAGCTGTGATTCGCCTCCATTCCCACCACAGTCTTTTAACGCAATGAACAGTAAGGCTGTCTCGGTGCAAGTTTTTCTAGGCAACAGTAGTTTGCACAGTTCATAGACTAAAGATCAAATATGCAAGCCCGGATGAGATCGATTTTTGTACAATGCTGTATCATATGCCTTGTGTTTAGATTATGTATACTATAAAATACATTCATCTAATTTCTTACAGGTGGTGCACATTTTTTGTTTCCTGGAAAACGAAAATCCAGCTTGATTGAATCAGGAACCCCTGAGAAGCGTGTCCGTGCTGATTCGAGCCCAAGTGTGCCTACTTCACCATGGGAAGCCAAAAGGATGAAGATCGATTTAATCGCTGCAAAGGCTCAGGTACAATGGAACGTAAATTCACACATTATACATTCAGTTTTTGTGACTTTTGAAATATCCTTTCTTAGGGGATGtgtatgtcataatagctatctgcatgccaaatttcaacctgatccgtccaatagtttggagctgtatgttgatagatcaatcatcAGTCAGTGAATAATATATAgaagttgatcatgataatttCCACAGATAATAAAACTAGAAGCCCGTGTGAATCACCAGCATACGATTCGTAAGGAAATGCAGATACTATTTGAAGAGGAGAAGGCATCTCTAGTGGAGCAACACAAGAGGGATGAGAGAGCCCTCTCAGACATGGAAGAAAGGCTACAAATGATTAGAAGAAGGGAGCAAGACGTGAAAGATGAATATGCAGCGGTATTATTTAACTATTCATagtttcatactaatattatagattttaattttaaatgtatcTACTGTGCGTATATTACATATTTCTTACTATATGTTAATTCATTTCTACTTATACTAATCTGCTCagatttaattacataataaatattaaatgttttattataaaaaacatacaaataactACATTATCTCTGAGTCATATCAGTACCCATATTTTTATTCTTCTTGTTCTTTGGGGCTATGCAGATTGCCACCACTTATGGTACTTGTCAATACTTGTGGTCACCCATATTTTTTTGCACTTTCGCTTTTCTAACATGGGTATTGATTGGGTAGTGATgtgaagtgtgtttgttagttgaTTCCTTCAATCCAATTGCAATAGAGAGCAGAGGATTGACGCGATTTTttacatgggtatagttaaagacctagagagtgatcATAGGTTACTGTTTATCacagaaaactaaagagttcccacatgatttttaaaaatctaaatcctgcAGGCAGTGagattgtaaaataatattttacaattaaaaatGCCAAAGTGTTCAATGTTATTTAACTTGTTTCTAGACTATTAAAGAGCACAATGAGTATAAACTTAAATGGGAAAAGGATCGAAATGAGCTGCAAAAGCAGATACTTGAGTTAAAAGATAAACTATTGGAGGTAAACGTCAGTAGCAAGGACCAATTGTCCGAAATGAAAAAGGATATGGATGAGTTATTGCAGgtcagtttttaaccaactttaaaAGAAGGATCTCAATTTGGTGTGTTTTTTGCAGTTctgtagctcaaaaggaaaataggaacccttaaactatcactttgttgttcatctgtttgtctgtctgtcgtgtctgtctagaaaacctatagggtacttcctgttgacctaaaatcatgaaattagggAGATAAACAccttttatagcacaagtaaaggaaaaaatctgaaaactgtgaatttgtgtttcCCTTTTAGCTTGtaatcttacaaattcaacaattgacaataaAAAAGTGCACAATAGTACCTACATtgtaaaaccggccaagtgcgagtctgactcgcgcaccgagggttccgtacttgggtattttttcatatggggtaccacttggtatagttatcttacttcttTGAAGATTtagacacattttaatttttttaatgatgtaaccacaaattcatggatctcagatttattcctttacttgtgctataagacctacctacctaccaaacatgattctaggtcaacgggaagtaccctataggttttcttgacagacacgacggacggacggacggatatacagacaacaaagtaatcctacaggttccgtttttccttttgaggtacagaaccctaataaatgatttgacttatACATTAAGATAGACTCTTATGAAGTTTTCAACGTTGTAGGCACTGGAAGGCGCCCAACAAGAAGTAGAAATGCTTAAAAAAGAACTAGCAAGGCAGACAGCCAAAGCTGAACAATGCATCAGTCTGCACACTCAAGTAGAGAAGCAGAAAATTGAATTGGAGTCCGTTACCAACAAACTGAAAGAGCTAGAGTATGAAAGGGATTCCTATATGGATTGGCAGCAACAAGCCAAGGTACAATGACATATAATCCTtatcctattaatattataagtgtggatgtttggatgtttgttactcaatcacgcaaaaaccactggacggatttggctgaaatttctaATGGGcatagattataacctggattaacacatagcctactttttatcctaaaaatcaaagagttcccgcgggattttgaaaaacgtaaatccacgcggacgaagtcgcgggcatcagctagtaattatcaTACGTTAACTAACTGATCTGTTATAATATTTGGTCTGTAGAATTATTTACCatgttttttatgttttaattataGTGTGCTTCATAGTATGCTTTTTATGATTCTGTATCTGAATGATGCCAACAAGACTATTACTAAGCAATcagctgtccgtctgtctgtctgtaagtgAGCTGTCTCGTGAATTGTAATAGGTACTCAgagtgtgtatctgtatatctattGCTGCTTTAAcaacatataataaaaaaccactaaaatggcgaatttcaaaatgggtaaaaaaaagtacgtagtgttatattttgtacgacgaaggtacggaaccctatgaGTGTGAATCCGATTTGCACTtggtcgtttttttttttttatcgcgagataggcttgcgcttgacgacaatcatgtttaataaaaagctttgatgaggtctaggttagagcgcgcttgtctcaaagatgcctattcactcttgcaatcagttttatttttttaaatagtccAAAGTCCCAACGTTTCGAGCAAAAGTTATGTTGTTCCTTTTTTAAAAGTTGTAATTATCTGATTGACAGAACAATAATAAGCTATTGTAATAAGGTCTACGAAAATATCTCTAAAATTCGAACATTTCAGACTGCCCAAAAACGCCTCAGCAATATGGCGGAACTAGAAAAAGAGGTGGTTAAATTGCGGGCCTCAGAGCGCTCCCTGCGCGACGCCGTCTGCAACAAGTTAGTGCTGGAGGAGCAAGTGCACCTGCTCACGGTGAAGGTCGAGGCGCTGCAACCTGTGCAGCAGGAGCTACACGAGGCCAAAGTAAGGATACTTTTCTTTAATTAAACTAACTTGTGCCACTAAGCTGATCATTATACATTACAGTGTATTACAAAGACAAACTTGTAGTAAAAAAAGATCTGACCAGTTAAAATCCAAGACACAATAAAGAGACTGGTACTATTAacattaatagctcgttcatacaggctgcgtaagcgtagatgtagcgcgtaccattgcgttgtaatgtatgaaactgtatgaaacatggcacaccactTGCGTAGTGCTGGAGGAGCAGGTGCATCTGCTCATGATGAAGGTCGAGACGCTGCAACCTGCGCATCAGGAGCTACAGGGAATGGGACATCGAACGTTTTATATCGACATATTTTATCAACACAATTTCAgttgatataataaaaataaaacaaaattcaaattcgGTTTCAGTTAAGTGGTAGACCTAGTTGATACTACAGTTACTATAGtcttaatcttaaaataaatatttcattgtcTCCAGATAAAGTTAGCATGCCTTGAATCGTCGCTGGAAGAATGGAAGAGCGCAGCGCAGGCGCACGGCGTGGAATCTGCGCGCGCATTATCCTCAGCTCTGGACACTGCTTTCAACAGCCAGCT containing:
- the LOC123875589 gene encoding mitotic spindle assembly checkpoint protein MAD1-like; translated protein: MAKEGDMSLFQDVLEPFRRVINTDPPKDKMSASAKLNFSDSNQPIKEGGAHFLFPGKRKSSLIESGTPEKRVRADSSPSVPTSPWEAKRMKIDLIAAKAQIIKLEARVNHQHTIRKEMQILFEEEKASLVEQHKRDERALSDMEERLQMIRRREQDVKDEYAATIKEHNEYKLKWEKDRNELQKQILELKDKLLEVNVSSKDQLSEMKKDMDELLQALEGAQQEVEMLKKELARQTAKAEQCISLHTQVEKQKIELESVTNKLKELEYERDSYMDWQQQAKTAQKRLSNMAELEKEVVKLRASERSLRDAVCNKLVLEEQVHLLTVKVEALQPVQQELHEAKIKLACLESSLEEWKSAAQAHGVESARALSSALDTAFNSQLNAVADCSQAQSQLAQLTEEVATMKYERDKATAKLNDLQIVRKNQESLIHRLQKRLLLVTRERDSYRQQLDSYEKELTVTLSGATGAGSTALLSARVEQLEKALQGYRDVLANQDHVAQAKAIESARAEASKFREEAEAAKREVAKLRVQRDQLQAHLEKLAAPTKVLHLADNPAAAAQKQMELDLDSAQEEIKKLKAALREGGNAGCPEELQQLRTKLENSRIKLQRMKEEFTSSAQEYRDVCYMLLGYKIDRIGHKNYRISNMYAESSDEYLTFTLCDDGIEMVHTDYSASLGELVELHLHHHHSIPVFLSALTMELFTRTTMQQEAQE